One genomic region from Candidatus Glassbacteria bacterium encodes:
- a CDS encoding 2-dehydropantoate 2-reductase produces MKIAVMAAGGVGGYFGARLADAGNDVTLFARGRHLEAMREGGLGIESALGDVRLQPVSATDDPAEVGPVDVVLFAVKLWDTGDAARACRPLLGEDTAVINFQNGVGGVEALREVLGPDHALGGTAHIAAIIAEPGLIRHTGTMAKLAFGETDNRRSARIEAFLEACRVADIEAHIPEDIERAIWEKFVFLAALSATTSDARQPVGPILADRGGRRQFRAVMEETAAVGRALDVDLSRDVVERLMAFADGLPGEMKSSMLGDLEAGRRIEVDWLSGAVSRKGRELGIATPVNDALYATIKPHAQG; encoded by the coding sequence ATGAAGATTGCAGTTATGGCGGCGGGAGGAGTGGGGGGTTATTTCGGTGCCCGCCTTGCCGATGCAGGAAACGACGTCACATTATTCGCCCGCGGGCGCCATCTCGAGGCGATGCGCGAAGGCGGGCTGGGGATCGAGAGCGCGCTCGGCGATGTTCGCCTCCAGCCCGTTTCCGCCACCGACGATCCGGCCGAAGTGGGACCCGTCGACGTGGTCCTGTTCGCGGTCAAGCTGTGGGACACCGGGGATGCCGCCAGGGCCTGTCGGCCGCTGCTTGGGGAGGACACGGCCGTAATAAACTTCCAGAACGGCGTCGGCGGCGTGGAGGCACTGCGCGAGGTATTGGGGCCGGATCATGCGTTGGGTGGTACCGCCCATATCGCCGCCATCATCGCCGAGCCCGGCCTTATCCGCCACACCGGCACCATGGCGAAATTGGCATTCGGCGAGACCGACAATCGGCGCTCGGCGCGCATCGAGGCCTTCCTCGAGGCCTGCCGCGTGGCCGACATAGAGGCCCATATCCCCGAGGATATCGAGCGCGCAATTTGGGAGAAGTTCGTCTTCCTGGCCGCCTTGAGCGCCACCACCAGCGACGCGCGCCAACCGGTGGGCCCGATCCTGGCCGATAGGGGCGGCCGGCGCCAATTCCGCGCGGTGATGGAAGAGACGGCGGCGGTCGGACGGGCGCTCGACGTGGATCTTTCGAGGGACGTGGTCGAGCGCCTTATGGCGTTCGCGGATGGGCTTCCTGGCGAGATGAAATCCTCGATGCTCGGCGACCTCGAGGCCGGGCGGCGGATCGAGGTCGATTGGCTGTCGGGCGCGGTCTCGCGCAAGGGCCGCGAGCTGGGCATCGCCACCCCGGTCAACGATGCGCTCTACGCCACTATAAAACCGCACGCCCAGGGATAA